gtgcGGTTAGGTTGGTCGGGGGTGGTGCGTCACTTTGCTCAACCcgccgtggtgtgtgtgtgtgtgtgtgtgtatacgatTGTATGTATTCTTACAGGAGGACGCTACTTTTCCACACGGCGTGAGACGGCCCATTGCGTGTTTCAAGGAGCCGAGTAAACGGTGTGCCTACACCAAGTCCACGTGAAATGTTAATTACCCTTTTGTGGTGGTTGTCTCACTCCGGGTCAGGGACGTCACTCCCCCCCTTTTGCTGCACTGCAGTGATCTCATGTCAAGGTGCTCGAGGACAGCAAAATAATGACACCTTGCGCTGTTTGCGTTCTGCTTCTGGTGCTGTGATGAATGGTGACAGTTTGTATTTACAGTCCTAAAAGATGCTGGCACTGCAGAATCCCGCACCTCTTGGAGGAGAACCAAAACATCGCCACCCTTGAGCCAAACGTCTGCGTGTTAGCGCGGCGATGCTGTGCGAGGGAACGGGGAGACTTGACGAAGTTCTCCAGGGAGACGGGCAGAGCCTTCGCCTGAAGGTCAAGCTGTCAAAAGGGTCATATCGAAGGCTGCCGAGGAAGAGTTCTGCCCTGCTCGGCCCTAGTCTCCAAAACATCTCGGACGAAGACTTTTGGACATGTGAGCGGTAGAAGCAAAGCCTGAGAATGTAAATCATATAATCCATATCGAGCTTCCAGTTGCATCGACGTCGTTTTGTGGACTTGCTTAAGAAGGTGGTGATGGTTGGTCAGCGTGGAGCGTTTCCTGTCACTACCGATCAgcggacgagggggggggggcgttttgtGCAAAGTGGACGAAACACGAAACTTGCATGCGACTAGGCTGACAACATCTGAAAATAATGAGCTGCAGACCGATGCACGTTGGCATGCAAAAGTTGGACTGCCGTTTTAAAGATGGCTTAACATAAATGCGAGAAGATAATGGATGGGAGAGGAGCCTCGGCCGGCGTGCTTCAGGTGGGGGTAATGGACAAGTTGGATTCCTCAGAACCTTTAAGAATGAAATAATCATTCCCCTGCATCAGACCTCACGGACAAATGGGACTGAGGGTCGATTAAGTTCTAAGGGGGACGTGCTGTTGATCTCATAAAGGGCATCAGGAGATGTATGGCCTCTTACGAGATCATTTAAACCACTTAATGGCGCACAGAAATTAATGGCTGCCACAGAGCAGAGTCAATTATATGGATATTTTCATAACATATTGTGTATAATTCATAGTGTAATGGCACAAACACCAATCAGCcactctgcttttgttttggttatAGCCTGTTTTAAATGAGATTATTGACTGTATTTTCGGGTTGCAGAATAAGTGGCTGTCTTCatgcagagatatagatgtGTTGTCACTGTCTGCCCGTGGTGGGGCGGCGGCACTGTCTTTATGGTGGTGGCTCCTGTTAATTTATACTAATGCCAGATAATTTAGAGTTGCGATGGATGTGTGGCAACGCCTTGTGCTTTCAGGCAAAAAATTGGATTCATTAAGAAGACTGAGGAGCCGGTTAGGTTTTTTGGCCCCGTGGATTCAGGTCAGTGAGTAATGTGAGGGGATGGAGAAGGTCTTGGCCTGGAGGATGGGCAGGACAGGGGGGGCGGCAGTCAGAGACAGAGTAGTGGGGACAACACCCCTACACTGGAGCACATCACTCACACTGACGCTTCTCTCAGCGGACTCAGTGACGTTAGCTGCTTCTGTCTTTTACAACTGGACCAGGCTGTTGCGCTTATGACCGAGAGCCACAAAGATCCCCGGCAGTCTGCAGGGAaagaggggttgggggggggggggttgctagttgttaattaattaattagtgAATGATGTGCACAAGTTAACATGACAGCAAGTTGTCATAACAACCATGACATTCATAATTACGTACACAGAGCACAATCAGTCATGCGGACTTTAAGCATGAGCCTTTCATTGTCAAATGTAGTTATGAGTGATGAAGATGGCTCCAATATCAAAAACATCCTGTCGCCTCAGGCTGTCGGCTCCCGCCTCCTTTTGTTCACAGCAAAATTTACACGATCAGTCAGGAGTCTGTCTGAGAGGTCTTTGAGGTTTCGTCTCCAATCTGCCTCACCAATCATAGACTCTCATTAGCACGCACCTCTGGGACCCCACCTAGACATTCACCAGCGTGTTGCCATTCATAACGGCACATTTCAATGAGCAATGGCTTCTGAAGTATGTGAACGAACCATAAGCGCCGTGGCGGAGGATGAATGTAAAGAGCAAATGCTTTACGTCAGAGCGTCGACAGTCAGTTTTGTTTATCCcgcatactcacacacacacacatacaatataTGCAAATGACCTTTTTGCCAGAGATGCAGACTTTGTGGGAAGCCCTGAGCCTGCGCATGGCTTCTGACCTCAGCACAACTTTGCTCAGCATTTAGAGGCCATTAAATCATGTCTCTGTTTCATGTGCAAGCTGTGTGCAACAGGTTGTGAGGGAGAGGGAACAGCAGgctctcctttttattttgtgctgttgtttttgccATTTTACTCCTGTGTTGATAAGGAACACCTTTTAGTTAAAAATAACACGGTGTTCTTATGTtgtgagatatatatatatatatatatatatatatatatatatatataacgtcCCGTTTTTGTCGACATTATGACAATTTAGTAAGAGATATTATTCAAGTTTAAGAATTCCTCCACATTCCTCTGTATCATATCCGAGCAGGCTTTCTAGTTTAGTATTAATTCAGTTTCTGTAAATCACCATCCCGGAACAGGCCAATCATGTTGATTCACCAAATCAAAAGAACTCAAATGGGTGTGTTCTCCTGAACTAAGCGTCCTTTTGGTGGACCAGTTGTCCATCAGAGTTCCCAGTGATGACCGGCTGTTTTGGGGGTATTGATAGGCATCCATTTTTTATCTCTTGTGCTGCTTGAACTGAGTGTGACCTTAGCTGACTGACTTCTAATCAGTTATAGAGTCACAAGGCCTGTGCTTTTTGCTGGGATCGCACTAATGGCGTCGACGCGGTTGAACCACGCTCGGCTATTAGCAACGGTGAGGTCATCCAGGGGCGCTTCGATATGAGCATCTATAGGAATGCAAATGTGACCGGCTGCCTgaccattacattacaataGGCCCGAGGCAGACAGTGCAGTTGCGTCATTAGTTTTAATCTctacaaaaaagacaaacacaattcGGTTCTGAGTGTGTCACACAGGAGACAAATGCACGGGACATCTTCTGTTGTTTAAAGACTTGTCTGACCTCAGTGTGAACACAAGAGTGATTAAAGAACTGTTTAAAGGGACTGTTGGGGCAAAGGTCATGAGTGATAAGTGAGGTCACACGGGGTCGTCATCAGTCTGGTTCATCAATTTTGTCTTGTACTTTGGTCGGCCGAACTGCACAAAGCTGCTCTGgttaatgtattatttttagTGAAAGTCACAACAATAGCATGATCTTTGCACCATTTGGACCAAACTGCCATTTGTCAAACAGGTGAGTGAAAATGACAGCAGTTTTTCTCGTTGTCACAGCTTTAATGGGGTGACTACAAACCCATGTGAGAAATGAACTTAATCTAGAAAGCTCATCAGTAGAATAATAAAAACGCAGCTGAATAGAGCAACGTCTAAATGCAGCGGAATAAATTGCTGTgaactcattgttgtttttgtttagctTTTCAGTCTTAAAAATATCACTTGAAACCCTTCAAGGGGTTCTCTGACTCATCGAGGAGTGGATCCTGTGAACGCCGTTGATGGCGGTGTGAAACCGGTTCAGTAATTCACCTGCAAAGACATTATGgcacattgtgtttatttaatgcgTCTGAGGAACGTCAccataaaaaaaattgtgataAATGTTCCCTCTGACAAAGATGCTTTGTTCACTTCAGAGTGTAAACAGAACAATTACCAACGTTTCAAGGTTTCATCcttgagttttcttttttcttctgtcagaTAAAATAGCACGAAGGCTTTATCGTCAAAGGGGTATTGACAGCGTTCATATGGAAACGGTTACTATTCACTGTTCTAAAAGTAGACTGTTTACTTTGATTTCAAGGTAATGTGTTATATATTTAGTGTAAAGGCCAGGCTTAGTGTATACTTAAGGTTTGGACTGCGTGTGCAGCTTTTAGCGGCTCCCTTTACTGTAATTAAATCTCTCCCTGTGTTGAGAACTCGCGGGTGTGTGAATGTAGCCATGCAATATTTTCTTTGATGCACGATGAATACTTATCCTTTTGTGTGGGAGTGCGGCCAGTGCGTGTAGTCTGAAATGCATTAACTTCACTCTTTCAAAAGGTGTTTCTTTTGGATGCATTTAGCGAACGGCCTAATGGGCTATTTTACTGCTTTTGCATGTGCACCTTTTCATAAGTCTTTGCCAGAGTGAGCCGCAACCATGTCATTAAGTGTGCTGCCCGGAGCAGTGTTTATATACTTTGTCCTCTGCAGCGACGGGCATCCCCATCAGGGTCCGTCGGTACCACCCTCCATATGGTGCCTCGTCATTAGTTTTTGTTTGCCCGGGTGCCCGGGAGGTTCATCGAACCCTCGAGTCCAATCTCTCCACAGCCTCTTTCGACTCTACTGTGACATTTCTCTCAACGGCCAATCGGATAAGTCGCACATGGCTGCACCGCACGAAAGAACAACAGCAGCCTCGAGCAGATGTTGCTCTGCTGACTGCCCATGGAGTGGAAAACGGGGTTTCAAGAACAGTATTTTTGGTTATCGTTAAAGAGTTCAAAGGTCTTCAAAGCAGAGATGTGGTTTAAGGCTATGAACTTGAGACATAGTTCAGATCATTCAGGAGGATAAAAATGcagtaagttgtttttttaatcgccTGGACTGTATTTtgagatgaatgaataaaacattcattcCCTTTTAGCCTTCTTTCTTACTCCAGGGCAGTTTACATTTCTACAAAGATATCCTTttcatgtgtaaaaaaaaatgagcaaTCACAGCAAAGCATTGTGGGATAATAGTGATTTCAGACAacaatttttactttttttttccaaaagtaTTTTGATTAAGGTTTGTGGGACTCAGGATAAGGAAgagaaaagttatttttatcCACTTTTATTCTGTAATATGACCAATAGTTTTCATATTCAATTGTGTATGAAAAAAAGTCACTGGTTTCTTAAAAAGCTAAATACAATAAGCATTGGATCAAGGCACATACAAGACTGGCCAAAGGGCATACAATGCACTTTGGTTTTCAATTGTTAAGAACAGTTAACTTCAAATTGTTGAAACATAACAGTGTGTTCATTtggaaaataatacaaaataatactCATAACAAGGAGTTGCTAACACTGGTAATTCTAATGGAAGCGATcgtgtttttatcttttcagCCTGGTGACTAGAATGACGTATGGTACATGGTACTAAAGAATGCCGCCATTGTCGCTGGGCCATTGTTGGCTTGTACAAATAGAGATAGTGGGGGGTCCTCTGTGTCAGCCTGTCAAGTCTACTTGTTCTGAGGAGCAGAGGGCTCCTTAAGGTCGGTGTGCTTTATCTGCCCTGTGCTGTGGTCTACAATCCTGTCAGAAACACTGGAACCCTGCATGGGTTGCTTTGCTGTGTTTCCTCTTCTTGCAAAACGGAAAGAAAAATCACACATGGAACAAAGCAGAGAAATAAAGCATGGCACCTCATCTTTAGTTACTCGTCCTCGAACCGGGGAGGAATACGAGCGTACAACTCTTGGTCCGCGTGTGTGGAGACGGCTACTGACTTTTTCGAGGGGAAACGCGTCTACTTTGCGAAATGGACAATTTGCTGTGCCTTGGTTTACTTCATGtcatttttttgcctttttctttttttcttttttttcagacagCCACAAAGTTAGAAGAATGACCTGTGCTTATACTACAAGGTTCTCTACGGTCTGATTGTTCAACACAGCAATGAAAACCCACTTTCACAGTTGACAAGTCATCATATCTCAGTAGAACACAGAGTTTCTTTTAGTTGGTCGATAACCATAAGCAAAGGAAATACAGTACAAATTACTACAAATTCCTAAAATATAGAATTGCAGAATTGGTTACAATACCCACTGATGGTTCAATGCTGTCCTGCAACTGGAACGTTTCTTCGTCCTCATAAAATGTCcttaaatataaattatatgGCAAATGTACAGATCATTGCTTCCTTAGTGTTATAGATCCAGTGTTGTGAAAAAGTCTTGCCACTCTCTGTTTATGTCACGCGCTCATCACGAATGGCCATGCGCAATATCATGAATGGGAATGGTCTGAATCTGGTATTCCACTGTCTCTGTAGCTCCTGTTGCTAAGACTGTTCTCGTTGTGTGGGCTTTTGTATAAAGTCAGGCCGTTGGGCGGGAAAATCGTGTGTATCACAAATTCCTCCTTGGACACGGGCAGATGATTTATAGGTATCATTTGAAAAGAGGTCTCTCGTATTTCGAGGATAGAGGTGTCCTTCTTTGTGCCAGCCTCGGCATAGTCATCCTTTCTCCGGCGGCCTTTGTTGTAGGTGCAGTTTCTGGAAAAAAGTGAACCGTTCCTGTGGACGTACCAACACACCAGTGCCAACATGATTATTGCCAAAAGAGCCACAGCCCCCCCAATGATGGCAGCCAAAGGCAGACTGGAATTTTTGTAAGGCTCTTTCTCCTGCTCTCTGTTCAAAGTTGTAGTCGGGTTGTGTGATTTGTGAGAACCAGTCTCTGTCTCGATGCAAACGGGCGTCTCATCTGACAGGTAAATGTTGCTGGTCTCCATGGGAACCATGCATATCCTATAGGAAGACTCTGGCTCCAGTGCCGTTAGCTGGTACTCCCTTTGCCCCCTCGTCATGATGGCCTCAGTGATGGAGCCAAAGGCAGGGCTGTGTCCCAGCTTCAGCCAGCTGAGCCGCAGGGCAGTCATGGGCTGCGACACCCTCCATGAtatgtgtattgcgtctgcagTACTTGACTTCACGCTGATGGTGATGATCTTCCTGCCCGAGGAGGTGGTCGTGCTGTGGTAATTCCTACCGATGTCGGGCCCTTTTACCGCAGGTCTTTTAGTCACAAACGAGGGCCACTTGGGCTGTGTGGGGCGCAAAGAATTGGAGACCGTGCTCGTCTCATACGGGGAGATGAGTTCTGAATCGGAGCAGTCAAACATGTCTGTGGTTAGGTCTTTGATCGCCATGCCTTTCACCTTATCGGGACCCTGGCACATGAAGCCACGCACATTCACCTTGGACGGCAACGACCGCAGCCAGTCACGCACCCACTTCATCTCGCATGTGCACTGCCAGGGGTTGTTGCGCAGCAGGAGCTGTGTGAGATTGTCCAGATCTTCAAATACACCCTGTGGGAGGGTGCTCAGGTTGTTGCCGGACAGATCCAGGCGATACAGCTGCCTAAGGAAGGCGAAAGCCCCTGGCGGGACGCGATTGATGTGATTATCTTGTAGCTGCAGTTTCTCCAAACTGTTTCCCGGCAAGTTGGCTGGCGGCGAAGTCAAGGAGTTCCTCATTAGCGAGAGCTCTGTCAGGTTGATCAGGTTTATGAGAGCCATCTCTTCGATGCCCCGGTTGTTGAGCAGATTACCATCCAGGATAAGTCGCTTCAGGTTGATCAGATCTTCCAGCGACTGCTCTGAAATGGAGGAGATGCGGTTGTCATCAAAGCGCAGCTCCTCAATGCTCATGGGTAGGCCCGAAGGAATTGTACTCAGGTGGTTTCGGGAGAGAAAAAGCAGTCTGAGGTGATTGCTGTCCCTAAAGGCCCCCTCCTCTATGCTGACTGCAGATACAGAGTTATCATCCAGGTGAAGTTCCTCAATGTAGGGAATTTGGGCTAAGGAGGAATGAGTAATCATCCGAACGTTGTTCTCCTGGAGGTGGAGCTCTTTCAGCCCGAGAGGAAGGTTAGTGGGGAATTCATCCAGATTGTTGCAGTACAGGTAGATCTTCTCCACGTTTGACAGCCTGCGGAGCTCTGCGGGGATACCTGAACTCCTGATGCGGTTGTTTTGCAAAAAGAGCACTGTAGCATCCTTGGGCAGACCTGTGGGTATGGAAGTCAAGCCCCGGTCATTACAGTAGATGAAGGTCCCATCGCAGCGGCAGGCTGAGGGACATGAGGCGGAGGTCACCAGGGGGTTAGCGAGGCCCAGCAGCAGCCCCACcctgatgaggaagaggatAAAGGCCTTGCATTGACGCACCATCTTGAAGCTGTGTTGCCTTGCAGTCTAATCACTCAAGGGCCCCTGGGGAGAAGACACAAGGGTACAGTTACTGCACGAGGCCCTTTAAAGGAGAGGCAAATTCCTGTTCTCATAATTGCTGTGTGTTTGAAATGCTGCCTGCAGCACTTTCTAGATTAAATAGCTGCTGAAGGAATCAGTTTGAAATCCtccaattaaatgtatttgaattgATCATTAAGATTGCCAGACAGTAGTAATCAGAGTGAGACTTTATTTCCCCCCAGTAAACTCTTTGCTTCAGAGCTATCTTTACGTCATCTGTAGATTTCATagataaaaaaagtttaaaaagtaacCTTGATTAGAAACGGAACTtctattgaaaaatgaatgtccAACTTCCAATGTCCATTGGCCCTGAATGGTGAAATATAATGGAGTCCCTTAGTTACACATTTTCTGTATCTCAAGGCGCCTTGAAaaatttggaaaaaatatatatataatatataaacctGATATTAATAAAACCGTGGATGGTGGCGACTGCTCAGTCGTCCCTTTTTTCACTATTAATCCGTTCCCTTTTAATTAAGCTAATACTGATTTATTGCTTTAACTAGCGGCATTCCTGCCTCTCTCCCTGCATCTCTAATTAGAAAGTGTGGTCTGGTCAGTGAAGTGGAAAAAAGCAAAGCAATCCGTACTTGTCATACCTGATTTATACGACGTGGTCAATCCGTTCCAGACACCAAAGATCCAATCAAGATTTCCTCTTGAATTTGCTCTTATCCTTTCTGGAAGGGAGAAAGGTTTGTCCGAGGGGTTTCTGGTGATATCCTGATCTGGTCAGTGTTTACTGAACCAATTCCTGTTCGAAAGATGACCTCCTCTGTGTAGTCAGAGGCTCATGCTTTCAATGCTTTTACCATGGCAGATAAGCCTgtagaagaaaagaagcattCCCTCTCACTGACAAAAACACGCGCTGACAGGGAATATTAAAAATCCTACTGGCTGTCGAGCTCAACAGCCATAACTGCAAAAGAGCTTTTTGGAGAGTTGTATAGTGTTCGAAGGCTCCTTTCTGCAATCAAGCCTGACAGGCATGATGAGATGACACAAAGCTGGTCTGAGCCATGCCAATCCCCTGTGCCACAGGCTCAATACGGGCCTGTTCACTCGCGTAGTCCAGGTCTTCAGGTAGCCCAGAATCCTTTGCTCCCTTGTCAAACCTATATACACATTAATCCAGGGCTTTGGTCCCTTTTCCTGAAGCAGATAACCagtgttttcctttcctttatAGAACAAAACAGGGCCAGGCGCTTATCCTTCTGGGCCCAGATGCCTCACGCATCTGCAGCTCGACTCGTAGGCGCTCCCCTCACACCGGCGATGGTGCTCTGAAAGAAAAACGGATAGAAACCTCATTAGTGCCCACATTCCGTCAGTACAAAGTCCTGTCTTGATTATCAGGAATAAAGGGAGaaaagatacatttattttgcctgtttgttttacgtaAGTAAGACTAAAACTCATTTTAGTTTTAGTATGACACCTTATGTGAACTACATGTTGACGCTGTGGAAATCTAATTGGGTTCAGGAATGTGTTTTGACTCTGAACTCTAACCTCACAGACATTGTGATTTCTTGCATAGAAATCCTGCCTGTCATTTAGCTTGTTGACCTTCTACAGCCTGCTAGTCCAACACGCCACACATCTTTCCATGTGGATACAAGAGAGAATGTCTTcgcacacacaaaagacaaaagagatcCACACCCCGACACACTGGCCGAGAGGTTGAGTCCCCGTGTTGCGGTTCTTTAGTCCAGTTCGCTTATTAGAAAACGAGTCAATAACAAACTCCACACAAGAGGACAAATGGATCCGGTCAACTCTTATTGAAGTACTTGTATTGTTAAAAAGCTCCCATACCGATTTGTATTTTGTATGGAGAAGAGGgcgctctgtctctgtgtcccccccacccccctcccataCTCTATATGAATGCTGTTTGTAAAAATAGAATTCCCCTCGCCAAAGAAAATGTTACGTTTCCTCTTACAACACAATAGCTTTGTGTCATTATATGCGCCCATTCACGTGACCTGCTGGCTGCCGGTGTTTGCTGTAAAACATGTAGGTAAATTGGGAACAAGAGGCCCGGCCATTTAACAGTTGTAGCCCTCGACAAGGAAAAGATTAGAGGCCTGAGAGGCTTGAAACTCGATTACAATTGCCGGGATGCCGTCTAATAATAACGCAACCCCTTCCTTCTGTTCACTCTAAACACGGCCTC
This portion of the Gasterosteus aculeatus chromosome 6, fGasAcu3.hap1.1, whole genome shotgun sequence genome encodes:
- the flrt3 gene encoding leucine-rich repeat transmembrane protein FLRT3, with product MVRQCKAFILFLIRVGLLLGLANPLVTSASCPSACRCDGTFIYCNDRGLTSIPTGLPKDATVLFLQNNRIRSSGIPAELRRLSNVEKIYLYCNNLDEFPTNLPLGLKELHLQENNVRMITHSSLAQIPYIEELHLDDNSVSAVSIEEGAFRDSNHLRLLFLSRNHLSTIPSGLPMSIEELRFDDNRISSISEQSLEDLINLKRLILDGNLLNNRGIEEMALINLINLTELSLMRNSLTSPPANLPGNSLEKLQLQDNHINRVPPGAFAFLRQLYRLDLSGNNLSTLPQGVFEDLDNLTQLLLRNNPWQCTCEMKWVRDWLRSLPSKVNVRGFMCQGPDKVKGMAIKDLTTDMFDCSDSELISPYETSTVSNSLRPTQPKWPSFVTKRPAVKGPDIGRNYHSTTTSSGRKIITISVKSSTADAIHISWRVSQPMTALRLSWLKLGHSPAFGSITEAIMTRGQREYQLTALEPESSYRICMVPMETSNIYLSDETPVCIETETGSHKSHNPTTTLNREQEKEPYKNSSLPLAAIIGGAVALLAIIMLALVCWYVHRNGSLFSRNCTYNKGRRRKDDYAEAGTKKDTSILEIRETSFQMIPINHLPVSKEEFVIHTIFPPNGLTLYKSPHNENSLSNRSYRDSGIPDSDHSHS